The nucleotide window TCAGATTGCAGAGCTAGATAGTTGTCCAGTTCTCTACCCATGGAATATGAGGACTGGGGGAAAAGGCAGCTGCCAGGGGGGTCTGGAAGGCAAGACCCTTTCTAACATTAATAATTATCCCACTGGAGCATTAAAAGCCACTGATCTCTTTGTCCCTTATTTCATGTTGTAAGGTACATACAAAAGGTTAACTCAATTATGCCTGAAAGacgcaggagaatcacttgaggccaggaggtcaagactagactgggtaacatagtgagaccttgtctctaaaaaaaatttttaaattacccaggtatggtagcatgtgcctttagtcctagctacttgggaggctgaggcaggaggattgctggagcccaggaattccaggttgtaatgagctatgacTGAGCCACTGCACTAGCCTgggtgagatgctgtctctaagaaaacagaaaataataaaaaatttttaaatatagatcaGTATtgagaaagggaaataaattttaaaaaataaacaaatgaataaaaacaaatctaaaaaatTATGCCTGCCAGGGCAGAGGATACATAAAATGCTATGTAATTCCTAATATCGGGGGATCACAAAAGTAAATGCTTTTAGCAACTAGGCAGATAACTTGAGAGAAGTGAACAGATAATACACAATGAAGATAATTGTTAATTAAGTCTGTTTCACCATTTGGGAAGGTCCCGTGGTGAGATCACTGGAGAATAGGGACAAATGATAATTGGCTCTATCGtgaggcacagtggctcacgcctataatcccagcacttcaggagggcaaggcaggaggatcatttgaggcctggagtttaagaccagcctgggcaacatagcaagaccctgtctctaaaaaaaaaaagagataatcagCTCTACCAGATTATTGCCAGGTGGGAATAAGAAAATAGGGCTGCCAgagcttttagtttttttaaaaaaagaaaagctaaaatgtggattttttaaaatgacttttttccctatttttgaaTGTGGTgagctaatttaaaaatgttttcttaaccacatgggtcaaagaaaatACATCTCAGAACCTCTGGTCACCAGTTTTTGAACGTGATTATTCAGGGAGCACCTTGCAGGGGCTATACACAAAACAGGCAGTCACTAAATACTTACAGATGATGGTAAACTTCAACATCTTTAGTGCATCTAAAGGCAAGGGCATTAAATGCTGTAAAGGACTTCAAATGCAGGAAAAGACAAGATGAAAGTTTTTGTCCTGCTCTCAGGGCAAATCAGGGAGCAAAGAACTTCCAGGGTCTAGGAGAGGATACAGGGTTCAAGAATGGAGCACATAATTCACAACAAAAGGCCAAATTCTCTTCAGGggattttatttcaagataaagCATAACTTCTACCCATGCCATGATTCCAAAGATATGGCAGTGCAAATGTCTCTAAAATGCCTCTGCATAGTTCTCAGAGGCTATAGTCCAGTCACTGAAAATGCTTCTCCATTTTCAGCTGAGGTGAGATTTATTAGGAAACCTCTGTAACAACTTATTCAATTTTTTGGGAGGTAAACTCCCAGACTCTCCCAGGGTCTCCTGGATTGATCTCATCCTTCGGGCTTCCTGAAAATACAGAACAAATACAAGAATGACAGTTCTAAAGTTTGTTCTGACCTAGGCCCATAGTTCTCACAAAGCCCTAAAGTGCACCAATATATTAACCAGCCCAGAGAGATGTGTGTCAGTTACTTCCAACAAAAGGGACTTGGAACGTACAAATGACTGTGTAATCAGAAACTACTATGCCAGCTAGCAATTAAATCTAGGCTGGAAACCAAACAACCCATCTTTACGTAGCATCACTATCTTTAGTTCTATTTCAGGCAATAATGTCTATTTGAGCAGtaattcaaatttttcaaaatggttttcccattcattattttatttgacacaCAAAATTCTGTAAGGTGGCTATTAATATTAACCTTGCTTTACATGTGGTAAAGCTAAAGTTCAGAGTAGTAAATAAATCAGTCAAGATAACACAGCCTTCGgttgggtacggtggctcacatctgtagtcctagcactctgggaggcagaggctggaggatggcttaaggccaagagttggaaaccagccttagcaagagcaagacccagtccctactaaaaatagaaaaattagccaggcgtcgtggtgtgcgcttgtagtcccagctactctggaggctgaggcaagagggtcccttgagcccagaagcttgaggttgcagtgagccacgaTGACgcccattgcactctacccagggcagagtgagactatgtctaaaaaaaaaaaaaattcttcagagcTGTAACTTTCCCCGTTTTTTATGGGTGATGTAGCTCCCAAAGGAATGAGAGGGACTTTTCTATCACTTAGCAAAAGGCAAGGAGAACTATTACTTGTATCCCCCCATTCTCTTTCCAAGAGCCGTCTGTCACCTGAGCCCTCGAAGCACAATCGAAGAAGCTCTGGATCTCTTTTCTGCATGCATCGTCGCGGAATTCATTCTGCTTCCAGCAAGCCATCATCACCGACATCTCCGTTATGCAGGTCGCCTCTGGAGGGGCAGAACAGCGGGCCCTCAGTGATGAGCAGGCTCCTACCTTTCCACCCTCATACCCAGGTGCCCCTTCCCCCCTCCGGCTTCCACTCCGGGGCTTCCTCGGCTCCAAATGCTCACCGCCCTTCTCCCGGCGCCGCTCCCCGACGCGGTTAGCTAGGATGAGGGGTTTGTTGGGCTTCAGCACAGGCTTCCGCGGGTTCCCAAGGCGCGCCAGACGACCCCGCAGGCTGGGCGTCGCCATTGTGCGCCGAGCTCCCGGCAGGCTCCGCGGCTTCGTGCGTGACCTTGCGTGACCCCTAAGGGCTGGACGAAGCTGGGCGCGGAGCCGGCGGAGAGATGGGTAGACTGCTGGCGTGCACCGCTTTCTTTTCCTGGCCTGGTCAGCGGCGAGGCTGGTGTTCGTACCCAACAGCAGGTTAGGAGGAAACACTTTGGGCTCTACTGAGGCTACTCGTTTGTGGGCTCTGAGCCCTAAGGTCTCGGGACAGTTCTGGGCCGGGGACTTCGAGGAAAGGGCCCTGATAAATGGACACGTTTCTGGTGGATGACAGCTGGTCTGCAGGGTGATTGACGTGGTCAACGGCAGGAAGGATGGGAGCAAATCAAAACATGAAACTTTAAGATGTAAGATTCGGAAAGATTTTTGTCCTAATAGACCTACAAGAATTGTTTTTGATTACTTTCAGGACCATTCAGAAGCCGCTAAGTAAAATTAGGTTCATCTATTTTATTGTATAACAACTAGTTAATACAGATACCGTTTGCTCATTTGTAACGACCTCATTGGGTACGGTGAGGCTTAAACACTTTCTCATTCATCGTCTTTTTAAATCCTTTCACCAGTCTTGTGAAAGTACTTGGTAGTATCATTCCTATTTATAGACTTGGACCTTCAGTAGTTCATAAGTGACTTTTGGCTGTTTACAAAACTCATTCCAAAGATGTGCCATGTATTCTCTAGGCTTTTCCAGATGAGCTCCAAGAAATGTTTCTGGTAATGAAAGCAACTTGAACACCCCTGTAGTCCATGACTACTTTGAAGGAACAATATTTATCAAATTGTCTTTcggggtttttttgagacagggtcttgctttgttgcccaggatggagtgaaGTGGCACAATTCACAGCTCACtagagcctcaaactcctggcctgaagccttcctcctgcctcagccttctgagtagtgGGCATTACAAGTGTGCTGCCACAtcgggctttttttttttaatttaatttttttaagagaaaggatcgaactcctggtctcaagggatccttctgccttctCACCTGTCTTAACCTATTTATTTTCTGCATAGCACCTATCACAGTCTGAATTGtctagttcatttatttatggccttccctcattttaaaatgtaaacatgagAGAAGGGACCTTGTCTATATTGTCCATTGCTGAAaccccagtgcctagaatagtgcaGAAAAAgacttgttaaatgaataaatgtttgaaatactGTTTTTACAAGTCTCCAACTTTATCATGCCCACCCCCAAAAAATAACCAAGCAGAAGACACTATGTAAAAAGCAATTTATTATACAAAAGGAAGCCCAAGATTATAGAAATAGCAATACTTGCAGTAATGAAGGCATCAGCTTAGCACTCCACCTCCACATTCCAGAAGTGTAATTAAAACAGACTCCTATTAGACACTTCTGCCACCAATAACCCCAACATGTAGTAAGTCTGCTGTTATATATAGAGCAAGTTAGGCCCCAAATCAGAGAAAATTCACATTGCTTGCTTTCTCTGTAGGGAAAGTGAAGCTTTTAGTTGATAAGTACCACATGGCTATTCCTGGTTCTACAATACTTTCTCTTGTGAAAATGTAACAGGTTTACCCTGCTCTTTTGTGAATACTTACATGGTattaagaataaaggaaaaagtcTGGGAAGCACCAAAGCACAAAGAGGCCTGAGACTGTAGCATCAGTGATTCATAAACAACTGGCCCATTTTGTATACAAAAGTGCCAAAAGAATGCCAATGTGAGCTGATGTAATTAGAAGTAAGGATGATTCTACACCTTGTATAACCatcatttaccatttctttggttttttttttgaaacagagttttactctgttgcccaggctagagtgccatggcgtcagcctagctcacagcaacctcaaactcctgggctgaagcaatcctactgcctcagcctcccgagtagctgggactacaggcactacACAACACCCGGCTAactttttgttcctattttttagttgcccagctaattttttcaatttttagtagagacacagtctcactcttgctcaggctgctctcgaactcctgaccttaaagcaatcctcccccctgtgcctcccagaatgctaggattacaagcataagccaccgtgcccagcctcatttaccatttttattgaACATAATGAAATGTAAGTCCTATCCTAGGTCTGTGCTTGTGTGATATACATTTTGCACTGTAAATCAGCATCTGCATTTAAATAGATTGCAAGCTTAGAAATTACAGTCCTGCATTTGACTTCTTTTGTCAGTGCCTATTATATCCAATTTTATCAgatgttttggttgtttttttgtgggttttttgttttgtttttttttttacaggggggctcttgctttgttgcccagactggagtgcactGGCTATTCACAAgtgcaatcatagcacactgcagccttcaactgggctcagacaatcctcTGGCCAGAGTTGTGACTACAGCCATGTACCACTGTACCTGGTTCAGATGTATTTTTGAAGATCAGTTCTCTCCCTGTTGTTCTTTCCTGCAAAAGGCCAAACAGGTTAAGCAAAGTTTCCATGCTGTTACGAAGGACCTATTTtgttaaagaattaaatgaacaAAGAACAACTTTGGCAATGAAAGGAATCCAACCTAAATTACAGCTTTTCTTGGCCACATCCTTAGATGTCAGAATATTAAACGTGGACCCCACCTGTTGAAGCATC belongs to Lemur catta isolate mLemCat1 chromosome 14, mLemCat1.pri, whole genome shotgun sequence and includes:
- the CHCHD1 gene encoding coiled-coil-helix-coiled-coil-helix domain-containing protein 1; its protein translation is MATPSLRGRLARLGNPRKPVLKPNKPLILANRVGERRREKGEATCITEMSVMMACWKQNEFRDDACRKEIQSFFDCASRAQEARRMRSIQETLGESGSLPPKKLNKLLQRFPNKSHLS